In Salinarimonas sp., a genomic segment contains:
- a CDS encoding type II toxin-antitoxin system death-on-curing family toxin, giving the protein MTSRAVEPNWLTIADLVAINEAEVAETGEPFALVRPDMLESALGSPVNRRLYEREEDVLVLGVFLLLAIARNHPFAQGNKRTAFTAFNIFLELNGYALDIPDRAIWGDKVVSLMLGGTTETEFIAEIEPYVVPLSG; this is encoded by the coding sequence GTGACGTCGCGCGCCGTTGAGCCGAACTGGCTGACAATCGCCGACCTCGTGGCGATCAACGAAGCCGAGGTGGCGGAAACGGGTGAGCCGTTCGCGCTCGTCCGGCCAGACATGCTGGAAAGCGCGCTCGGCAGTCCCGTCAACAGGCGCCTCTACGAGCGAGAGGAGGACGTCCTCGTTCTCGGTGTCTTTCTCCTGCTCGCGATCGCTCGCAATCATCCGTTCGCTCAGGGCAACAAGCGAACCGCCTTTACGGCGTTCAACATTTTCCTCGAACTGAACGGATATGCCTTGGACATCCCGGATCGAGCGATCTGGGGCGACAAGGTCGTCTCCCTGATGCTAGGTGGGACGACGGAGACGGAGTTCATCGCCGAGATCGAGCCATACGTCGTCCCGCTGAGCGGCTGA
- the phnE gene encoding phosphonate ABC transporter, permease protein PhnE has protein sequence MTTPGSPVAGRRWKRPPVFIQRGWLRLVVYGGFAVYLALAISTVDVNWSRVAEGLERGWRFVEGFLTPDFTSRSTDILKGFVESLTMTLTSTVAGVILSIPVGIGAARNIAPLPIYAVCRAIVAVSRSFQEIIIAILFVAMFGFGPFAGFLTLTFATIGFMAKLLAEDIEDIDETQAEAMRATGATWWQVLNWGIQPQVLPRLVGLSMYRLDINFRESAVIGIVGAGGIGATLNVAMDRYEYDTAAAVLILIIVIVMAAEYSSSWLRKRIQ, from the coding sequence ATGACCACGCCGGGCTCTCCTGTCGCCGGGCGCCGCTGGAAGCGCCCGCCGGTCTTCATCCAGCGCGGCTGGCTGCGCCTCGTCGTCTACGGCGGCTTCGCCGTCTATCTCGCGCTCGCCATCTCCACCGTCGACGTGAACTGGTCGCGGGTCGCCGAGGGGCTGGAGCGCGGCTGGCGCTTCGTCGAAGGCTTCCTGACGCCCGACTTCACCTCCCGCTCGACGGACATCCTCAAGGGCTTCGTCGAGAGCCTGACGATGACGCTCACCTCCACCGTGGCGGGCGTGATCCTGTCGATCCCGGTCGGCATCGGGGCCGCGCGCAACATCGCGCCGCTGCCGATCTACGCGGTCTGCCGCGCCATCGTCGCCGTCTCGCGCTCCTTCCAGGAGATCATCATCGCGATCCTGTTCGTGGCGATGTTCGGCTTCGGCCCCTTCGCGGGCTTCCTGACGCTGACCTTCGCCACGATCGGCTTCATGGCGAAGCTGCTCGCCGAGGACATCGAGGACATCGACGAGACCCAGGCCGAGGCCATGCGCGCCACGGGCGCCACCTGGTGGCAGGTGCTCAATTGGGGCATCCAGCCCCAGGTCCTGCCGCGCCTCGTCGGGCTGTCGATGTACCGGCTCGACATCAACTTCCGCGAATCGGCCGTGATCGGCATCGTCGGCGCGGGCGGCATCGGGGCGACGCTGAACGTCGCCATGGACCGCTACGAGTACGACACCGCCGCCGCCGTGCTCATCCTCATCATCGTCATCGTCATGGCCGCCGAGTATTCCTCGAGCTGGCTGCGCAAGCGGATCCAGTGA
- the phnE gene encoding phosphonate ABC transporter, permease protein PhnE, translating to MPVTAASDRLLWKRRTTAQQFAAYAGWLALVALTVFAFQVMTQDTIWFFVQDAPRQAADLLDRAWPPRWSYLDRLWAPLWDTLNIATLGTLLGIVIAVPIAFLAARNTTPSLVIARPIALLIIVASRSINSLIWALLLVAIIGPGLLAGIIAIGLRSIGFIGKLLYEAIEEIDESQVEAVKATGARGAQVIDYAIVPQILPTFAGVSVFRWDINIRESAVLGLVGAGGIGVQLQSSLARLAWSEVTVIFATILATVIVSEWVSAKVRGAII from the coding sequence ATGCCCGTCACCGCCGCCTCCGACCGCCTCCTCTGGAAGCGCCGCACGACGGCGCAGCAATTCGCCGCCTATGCCGGCTGGCTGGCGCTCGTCGCGCTCACCGTCTTCGCCTTCCAGGTGATGACGCAGGACACGATCTGGTTCTTCGTCCAGGACGCGCCGCGCCAGGCGGCGGATCTGCTCGACCGCGCCTGGCCGCCGCGCTGGTCCTATCTCGATCGGCTGTGGGCGCCGCTCTGGGACACGCTCAACATTGCGACGCTGGGCACGCTGCTCGGCATCGTCATCGCGGTGCCGATCGCCTTCCTCGCCGCGCGCAACACGACGCCGAGCCTCGTGATCGCCCGCCCCATCGCGCTCCTGATCATCGTCGCCTCGCGCTCGATCAACTCCCTGATCTGGGCGCTGCTCCTCGTCGCGATCATCGGGCCGGGGCTGCTGGCCGGCATCATCGCCATCGGGCTGCGCTCCATCGGCTTCATCGGCAAGCTGCTCTACGAGGCGATCGAGGAGATCGACGAGAGCCAGGTCGAGGCGGTGAAGGCGACGGGCGCGCGCGGGGCGCAGGTGATCGACTACGCCATCGTACCCCAGATCCTGCCCACCTTCGCCGGCGTCTCGGTCTTCCGCTGGGACATCAACATCCGGGAATCCGCCGTTCTCGGCCTCGTCGGCGCGGGCGGGATCGGCGTGCAGCTGCAATCCTCCCTCGCCCGCCTCGCCTGGTCGGAGGTGACGGTGATCTTCGCGACGATCCTCGCCACCGTGATCGTGTCGGAATGGGTCTCGGCCAAGGTGCGCGGGGCGATCATCTGA
- a CDS encoding NADP-dependent malic enzyme, with translation MTTPPRRPRPTFTDQEALAFHSQGRPGKLEVVPTKPMATQRDLSLAYSPGVAVPVKAIAEDPSRAFDLTARSNMVAVISNGTAILGLGNLGALASKPVMEGKAVLFKRFADVDSIDLEIDTEDADAFVNCVRYLGPSFGGINLEDIKAPECFIIEERLRELMDIPVFHDDQHGTAIIAAAGLINAIHLTGRDIKETRLVVNGAGAAGIACVELLKAMGFAPNNVVLCDTKGVIYRGRESGMNQWKSAHAAATDARSLADALNGADAVFGLSVKGAFTPEMIASMAPQPIIFAMANPDPEITPEEVAAIRDDAIVATGRSDYPNQVNNVLGFPYIFRGALDVQATTINMEMKVAAAEALAALAREDVPDEVAAAYQGSRPRFGREYIIPVPFDPRLISTVPPAVAKAAMDTGVARRPIVDARAYRAQLSARRDPVAGTLNRIFERVRKFPKRVVFAEGEEEQVIRAAATFANQGLGTAILVGREDRIYETAAFAGIELEGRDNIRVINARLSKKNAAYAQFLYERLQRKGFLFRDCQRLINQDRNHFGAAMVALGDADAMVTGVTRNYSTAMEEVRRLIDPKPGHRVIGVSLCLARGRAVLVADTAIHEMPSAEELAEIAVEAAGVARRLGYEPKVALLSFSTFGQPRAERAEKVQDAVRLLERKRVDFEFDGEMGADVALNANLLAAYPFTRLKGPANVLIMPAFHSAAISTKMLQELGGTTVLGPLIVGLDKPVQIVPLGSTDADLVNMAALAAYNIGG, from the coding sequence ATGACCACCCCGCCCCGTCGCCCGCGTCCCACCTTCACCGATCAGGAGGCGCTCGCCTTCCACAGCCAGGGCCGGCCCGGCAAGCTCGAGGTGGTGCCGACGAAGCCGATGGCGACGCAGCGGGATCTCTCGCTCGCCTATTCGCCGGGCGTGGCCGTGCCGGTGAAGGCGATCGCCGAGGATCCGAGCCGCGCCTTCGACCTCACGGCGCGCTCCAACATGGTGGCGGTGATCTCGAACGGGACGGCGATCCTCGGGCTCGGCAATCTCGGCGCGCTCGCCTCGAAGCCGGTGATGGAGGGCAAGGCGGTCCTGTTCAAGCGCTTCGCCGACGTCGATTCGATCGATCTCGAGATCGACACGGAGGACGCGGACGCCTTCGTCAATTGCGTGCGCTATCTCGGGCCGTCGTTCGGGGGGATCAACCTCGAGGACATCAAAGCGCCGGAATGCTTCATCATCGAGGAGCGCCTGCGCGAATTGATGGACATCCCGGTCTTCCACGACGACCAGCACGGCACCGCCATCATCGCCGCGGCGGGGCTGATCAACGCCATCCACCTCACCGGGCGCGACATCAAGGAGACGCGGCTCGTCGTCAACGGCGCGGGCGCGGCCGGCATCGCCTGCGTCGAGCTGCTCAAGGCGATGGGGTTCGCCCCCAACAACGTCGTCCTCTGCGACACCAAGGGCGTGATCTATCGCGGCCGCGAGAGCGGCATGAACCAGTGGAAATCGGCCCACGCCGCCGCCACCGACGCGCGCTCGCTGGCGGATGCGCTGAACGGGGCGGACGCGGTGTTCGGCCTCTCGGTGAAGGGCGCCTTCACGCCGGAGATGATCGCCTCCATGGCGCCCCAGCCGATCATCTTCGCCATGGCGAACCCGGACCCGGAGATCACGCCCGAGGAGGTCGCCGCCATCCGCGACGACGCCATCGTCGCCACCGGCCGGTCGGACTATCCGAACCAGGTCAACAACGTGCTCGGCTTCCCCTACATCTTCCGCGGCGCGCTCGACGTGCAGGCGACGACGATCAACATGGAGATGAAGGTCGCCGCCGCGGAGGCGCTCGCGGCGCTCGCGCGGGAGGACGTGCCGGACGAGGTCGCCGCCGCCTACCAGGGCTCGCGTCCGCGCTTCGGGCGCGAATACATCATCCCCGTGCCCTTCGACCCGCGGCTGATCTCCACCGTGCCGCCCGCCGTGGCGAAGGCGGCGATGGACACCGGCGTCGCCCGCCGGCCCATCGTCGACGCCCGCGCCTACCGCGCCCAGCTCTCGGCCCGGCGGGACCCCGTCGCCGGCACGCTCAACCGCATCTTCGAGCGGGTGCGCAAGTTCCCCAAGCGCGTCGTCTTCGCCGAGGGCGAGGAGGAGCAGGTGATCCGCGCCGCCGCCACCTTCGCCAACCAGGGGCTCGGCACCGCGATCCTGGTGGGGCGCGAGGACCGGATCTACGAGACCGCGGCCTTCGCCGGCATCGAGCTCGAGGGGCGCGACAACATCCGGGTGATCAACGCGCGGCTCTCGAAGAAGAACGCGGCCTACGCGCAGTTCCTCTACGAGCGGCTGCAGCGCAAGGGCTTCCTGTTCCGCGACTGCCAGCGCCTGATCAACCAGGACCGCAACCATTTCGGCGCGGCCATGGTGGCGCTCGGCGACGCCGACGCCATGGTGACCGGCGTGACGCGCAACTATTCCACCGCCATGGAGGAGGTGCGCCGCCTCATCGACCCGAAGCCCGGCCACCGGGTCATCGGCGTCTCGCTGTGCCTCGCCCGCGGGCGCGCGGTGCTCGTCGCCGACACGGCGATCCACGAGATGCCCTCGGCGGAGGAGCTCGCCGAGATCGCCGTGGAGGCCGCGGGCGTCGCCCGGCGCCTCGGCTACGAGCCGAAGGTGGCGCTGCTCTCGTTCTCGACCTTCGGCCAGCCTCGCGCCGAGCGCGCCGAGAAGGTGCAGGACGCGGTGCGGCTGCTCGAGAGGAAGCGGGTCGATTTCGAATTCGACGGCGAGATGGGCGCGGACGTGGCGCTCAACGCCAACCTCCTCGCCGCCTACCCCTTCACGCGGCTGAAGGGTCCGGCCAACGTGCTGATCATGCCCGCCTTCCACTCCGCCGCCATCTCGACGAAGATGCTCCAGGAGCTCGGCGGCACCACGGTGCTCGGCCCGCTGATCGTCGGCCTCGACAAGCCCGTGCAGATCGTGCCGCTCGGCTCGACCGACGCCGACCTCGTCAACATGGCGGCGCTCGCGGCCTACAATATCGGCGGGTGA
- a CDS encoding TRAP transporter large permease subunit, with amino-acid sequence MSAFLVANLAPIMFVSLVAFMILGYPIAFSLAALGLFFGFVGIELGLFAPGFFQALPDRVFGAMANETLLAIPFFTFMGLVLERSRMAEDLLDTMGQLFGSVRGGLAYAVVFVGALLAATTGVVAAAVISMGLISLPIMLRYGYDRRLATGVIVASSTLAQILPPSLVLIVLADQLGRSVGDMYAGAMLPALMLTGLFALYVLVNTLLRPAMAPPLPPEARTLGKGVTSLIVVAAIAGAVGWGATVWFTPRVEQAPYVYGSAAGVLLAFALAYANRRLKLGWMSYLAEQVTLVLVPPLALIFLVLGTIFVGLATPTEGGAMGAVGALVLAALKGRLSVTLTRGAAEATLRLSAFVMFVLIGARTFSLTFYGVNGHVWVKDLLLALPGGEAGFLLFVGAVVFFLGFFLDFFEIVFILVPLLVAPAEALGIDLVWFGVLLAVNFQTSFLTPPFGFSLFYLRSVTPAGEYEDTVTGKRVRGVDTLEIYRGVIPFVAIQVLMILVVYFAPGIVTHYRSDAPVLDEEQVRERLDRLIMPGLGENGGGGFGPPGMPSFEPPAMPNFDGVR; translated from the coding sequence ATGAGCGCCTTCCTCGTCGCCAATCTCGCGCCGATCATGTTCGTCTCGCTCGTGGCGTTCATGATCCTGGGCTATCCGATCGCCTTCTCGCTCGCGGCGCTGGGGCTGTTCTTCGGCTTCGTCGGCATCGAGCTCGGCCTGTTCGCGCCGGGCTTCTTCCAGGCCCTGCCGGACCGCGTCTTCGGGGCGATGGCGAACGAGACGCTGCTCGCCATCCCCTTCTTCACCTTCATGGGCCTCGTGCTCGAGCGCTCGCGCATGGCGGAGGACCTGCTCGACACGATGGGCCAGCTCTTCGGCTCGGTGCGCGGCGGGCTCGCCTACGCCGTCGTCTTCGTCGGCGCGCTGCTCGCGGCGACGACCGGGGTCGTGGCCGCGGCCGTGATCTCGATGGGGCTGATCTCGCTGCCGATCATGCTGCGCTACGGCTACGACCGGCGCCTCGCCACGGGCGTCATCGTCGCTTCCAGCACGCTCGCGCAGATCCTGCCGCCCTCCCTCGTGCTGATCGTGCTCGCCGACCAGCTCGGCCGCTCGGTGGGGGATATGTATGCCGGCGCGATGCTGCCGGCCCTGATGCTCACGGGGCTGTTCGCGCTCTACGTCCTCGTCAACACGCTGCTGCGCCCGGCCATGGCGCCGCCGCTGCCGCCGGAGGCGCGCACGCTCGGCAAGGGCGTGACCTCGCTGATCGTCGTCGCGGCGATCGCCGGGGCCGTGGGCTGGGGCGCGACGGTCTGGTTCACGCCCCGCGTCGAGCAGGCGCCCTACGTCTACGGCTCGGCCGCGGGCGTGCTCCTCGCCTTCGCGCTCGCCTACGCCAATCGCCGCCTGAAGCTCGGCTGGATGTCCTATCTCGCCGAGCAGGTGACGCTCGTCCTCGTGCCGCCGCTCGCGCTGATCTTCCTCGTGCTCGGCACGATCTTCGTCGGCCTGGCCACCCCCACCGAGGGCGGGGCGATGGGCGCCGTCGGCGCGCTCGTGCTGGCCGCGCTGAAGGGCCGGCTCTCCGTCACGCTCACCCGCGGCGCCGCGGAGGCGACGCTGCGCCTCTCCGCCTTCGTCATGTTCGTTCTGATCGGCGCGCGGACCTTCTCGCTCACCTTCTACGGCGTCAACGGCCACGTCTGGGTGAAGGACCTGCTGCTCGCGCTGCCGGGCGGGGAGGCGGGCTTCCTGCTCTTCGTCGGCGCGGTGGTGTTCTTCCTCGGCTTCTTCCTCGACTTCTTCGAGATCGTGTTCATCCTGGTGCCGCTCCTCGTCGCGCCGGCGGAGGCGCTCGGCATCGACCTCGTCTGGTTCGGCGTGCTGCTCGCGGTGAACTTCCAGACCTCGTTCCTCACCCCGCCCTTCGGCTTCTCGCTGTTCTACCTGCGCTCGGTGACGCCCGCCGGCGAATACGAGGACACGGTCACGGGCAAGCGCGTCCGCGGGGTCGACACGCTGGAGATCTACCGCGGCGTGATCCCCTTCGTCGCCATCCAGGTCTTGATGATCCTCGTCGTCTATTTCGCCCCGGGGATCGTCACGCACTACCGCTCGGACGCGCCGGTGCTCGACGAGGAACAGGTGCGTGAGCGGCTCGATCGGCTGATCATGCCGGGGCTCGGGGAGAACGGGGGAGGTGGCTTCGGGCCGCCGGGGATGCCGAGCTTCGAGCCGCCGGCGATGCCGAATTTCGACGGGGTTCGATGA
- a CDS encoding isoprenylcysteine carboxylmethyltransferase family protein: MAADDESDAPNRWPWPPMLYGGAILAALLIERSVLATSHGGGFALALLGGLAIAAGLTLELGTAWTIRRAKTTIMPHRAASRLVTWGPFRISRNPIYLGNTLLLVGLGLVFDNLWLVGLAFLAAAATRKLAIEREERHLARKFGAEWEAYAARVRRWV, encoded by the coding sequence ATGGCCGCGGACGACGAGAGCGACGCCCCCAATCGCTGGCCCTGGCCGCCGATGCTCTACGGCGGGGCGATCCTCGCCGCGCTTCTCATCGAGCGCAGCGTGCTCGCCACGAGCCACGGCGGCGGCTTCGCGCTCGCGCTGCTCGGCGGGCTCGCCATCGCCGCGGGGCTGACGCTCGAGCTCGGCACGGCCTGGACCATACGTCGCGCCAAGACCACGATCATGCCCCACCGCGCCGCCTCGCGGCTCGTCACCTGGGGGCCGTTCCGGATCTCGCGCAACCCGATCTATCTCGGCAACACCCTCCTGCTCGTCGGGCTCGGCCTCGTCTTCGACAATCTCTGGCTCGTCGGCCTCGCCTTCCTGGCGGCGGCCGCGACGCGGAAGCTCGCCATCGAGCGCGAGGAACGCCACCTCGCGCGCAAGTTCGGCGCCGAATGGGAGGCCTACGCCGCGCGGGTGCGCCGCTGGGTGTGA
- a CDS encoding TRAP transporter small permease subunit: MAFALRLARGIDAVNERIARLAAWLVVAAVLISAGNAVSRKAFSLSSNAWLELQWYLFGAVFLLGASWTLKRNEHVRIDVLSSRFSQRARDRLDLAGHALFLIPFALVHVLTAVPFFLLSWRTGEVSPNAGGLPLWPAKLLVLVGFTMLLAQGVSELVKKIAALRGALPVESEGGTPGSGLSA, encoded by the coding sequence ATGGCCTTCGCCCTGCGCCTCGCGCGCGGCATCGACGCGGTGAACGAGCGGATCGCGCGGCTCGCCGCCTGGCTCGTCGTCGCGGCGGTCCTGATCTCGGCCGGCAACGCGGTCTCGCGCAAGGCCTTCTCGCTGTCCTCGAACGCCTGGCTCGAGCTGCAATGGTACCTGTTCGGGGCCGTGTTCCTGCTCGGCGCATCCTGGACGCTGAAGCGCAACGAGCACGTGCGAATCGACGTGCTGTCCTCGCGCTTCTCCCAGCGCGCCCGCGACAGGCTCGATCTCGCGGGACATGCGCTGTTCCTGATCCCCTTCGCGCTCGTGCACGTGCTGACCGCGGTGCCCTTCTTCCTCCTGTCCTGGCGCACGGGCGAGGTCTCGCCGAACGCCGGCGGGCTGCCGCTGTGGCCGGCGAAGCTCCTCGTGCTGGTCGGCTTCACCATGCTGCTGGCGCAGGGCGTCTCCGAGCTCGTCAAGAAGATCGCGGCGCTGCGCGGGGCGCTCCCCGTGGAGAGCGAGGGCGGCACGCCGGGATCGGGGCTCTCGGCATGA
- a CDS encoding isovaleryl-CoA dehydrogenase, giving the protein MIPNAAPAFDFDLGETADAIRETVAAFAQDKIAPRAAEIDATNQFPRDLWLPMGELGLHGITIAEEDGGTGLGYLEHVVAMEEISRASASVGLSYGAHSNLCINQIGRNGNAAQREKYLPKLMSGEHVGALAMSEPGSGSDVVSMRTRADKKGDRFVLNGTKMWITNGPIAETLVVYAKTDPEAGPRGITAFLIEKGMAGFSTHQKLDKLGMRGSDTCELVFEECEVPEENVLGEVGRGVNVLMSGLDYERAVLAAGPLGIMQAAMDVVMPYVHERKQFGQPIGTFQLVQGKVADMYVRMNAAKAYVYAVAKACDRGRTTREDAAGAILYAAELATQIALDAIQLLGGNGYINEYPTGRLLRDAKLYEIGAGTSEIRRMLIGRELFEKTA; this is encoded by the coding sequence ATGATCCCCAACGCCGCACCCGCCTTCGACTTCGATCTCGGCGAGACCGCCGACGCCATCCGCGAGACCGTCGCCGCCTTCGCGCAGGACAAGATCGCCCCGCGGGCCGCCGAGATCGACGCCACCAACCAGTTCCCCCGCGACCTCTGGCTCCCCATGGGCGAGCTCGGCCTGCACGGCATCACCATCGCGGAGGAGGACGGCGGCACCGGGCTCGGCTATCTCGAGCACGTGGTGGCGATGGAAGAGATCTCCCGCGCCTCCGCCTCGGTGGGGCTCTCCTACGGCGCCCATTCGAACTTGTGCATCAACCAGATCGGCCGCAACGGCAACGCGGCGCAGAGGGAGAAGTATCTCCCCAAGCTGATGTCGGGCGAGCACGTCGGCGCGCTCGCGATGTCCGAGCCGGGCTCGGGCTCGGACGTGGTCTCGATGCGCACCCGCGCCGACAAGAAGGGCGACCGCTTCGTGCTCAACGGCACCAAGATGTGGATCACGAACGGCCCCATCGCCGAGACCCTCGTCGTCTACGCCAAGACCGATCCGGAGGCGGGCCCGCGCGGCATCACCGCCTTCCTCATCGAGAAGGGGATGGCGGGCTTCTCCACCCACCAGAAGCTCGACAAGCTCGGCATGCGCGGCTCGGACACCTGCGAGCTCGTCTTCGAGGAGTGCGAGGTGCCCGAGGAGAACGTGCTCGGCGAGGTGGGCCGCGGCGTCAACGTGCTGATGTCGGGGCTCGATTACGAGCGCGCGGTGCTGGCGGCGGGGCCGCTCGGCATCATGCAGGCGGCGATGGACGTGGTGATGCCCTACGTCCACGAGCGCAAGCAGTTCGGCCAGCCGATCGGCACGTTCCAGCTGGTCCAGGGCAAGGTCGCGGACATGTATGTCCGCATGAATGCCGCCAAGGCCTACGTCTACGCCGTCGCCAAGGCCTGCGACCGCGGCCGGACCACCCGCGAGGACGCCGCCGGCGCCATCCTCTACGCGGCCGAGCTCGCCACCCAGATCGCCCTCGACGCGATCCAGCTGCTCGGCGGCAACGGCTACATCAACGAGTACCCGACGGGCCGCCTGCTGCGCGACGCCAAGCTCTACGAGATCGGCGCCGGGACGAGCGAGATCCGCCGCATGCTGATCGGGCGGGAGCTGTTCGAGAAGACGGCGTGA
- the phnD gene encoding phosphate/phosphite/phosphonate ABC transporter substrate-binding protein codes for MLFRTLAAAAALLVATGAAQAEFTLDDRFTDADGDLIADIPSDESQLVDPSTLIFAYTPVEDPAVYAEVWADFLDHLEQATGKSVQFFPVQSNAAQIEAMRAGRLHIAGFNTGSNPLAVACAGFRPFAMMAAEDGSYGYEMEIITYPGSGIENVEDIRGKQLAFTSETSNSGFKAPSAILKGEFDMVAGEDFEPVFSGAHDNSILGVANKDYIAASIANSVKARMIDRDVVSEDQLEVVYQSQTFPTTGYGVVYNLKPELQQQIRDAFFSYDWEGTPLAEEFGRNGEDQFIPITFQEDWAVIRQIDEANGVQYTCD; via the coding sequence ATGCTGTTCCGCACTCTCGCCGCCGCGGCGGCGCTCCTCGTCGCGACGGGCGCCGCGCAGGCCGAATTCACCCTCGACGACCGCTTCACCGACGCCGACGGCGACCTGATCGCCGACATCCCGAGCGACGAATCGCAGCTCGTCGATCCCTCGACGCTGATCTTCGCCTACACGCCCGTCGAGGACCCCGCCGTCTACGCCGAGGTCTGGGCCGACTTCCTCGACCATCTGGAGCAGGCCACCGGCAAGAGCGTGCAGTTCTTCCCCGTCCAGTCGAACGCGGCCCAGATCGAGGCCATGCGCGCCGGGCGCCTGCACATCGCCGGCTTCAACACCGGCTCGAACCCGCTCGCCGTCGCCTGCGCCGGCTTCCGCCCGTTCGCCATGATGGCGGCCGAGGACGGCTCCTACGGCTACGAGATGGAGATCATCACCTATCCGGGCTCGGGCATCGAGAACGTCGAGGACATCCGCGGCAAGCAGCTCGCCTTCACCTCCGAGACCTCGAACTCGGGCTTCAAGGCGCCCTCCGCCATCCTCAAGGGCGAGTTCGACATGGTCGCGGGCGAGGATTTCGAGCCGGTCTTCTCGGGCGCGCACGACAATTCGATCCTCGGCGTGGCCAACAAGGACTACATCGCCGCCTCGATCGCGAACTCGGTGAAGGCGCGCATGATCGACCGCGACGTCGTCTCCGAGGACCAGCTCGAGGTAGTCTACCAGTCGCAGACCTTCCCGACCACGGGCTACGGCGTGGTCTACAACCTGAAGCCCGAGCTGCAGCAGCAGATCCGCGACGCCTTCTTCTCCTACGATTGGGAGGGCACGCCGCTCGCCGAGGAGTTCGGCCGCAACGGCGAGGATCAGTTCATCCCGATCACCTTCCAGGAGGATTGGGCGGTCATCCGCCAGATCGACGAGGCGAACGGCGTCCAGTACACCTGCGACTGA
- the phnC gene encoding phosphonate ABC transporter ATP-binding protein has product MLRVEGLTKRYKTGDKALTNVSFEVPSGQVVGLIGPSGAGKSTLIRCVNRLVEPTGGEVFLGEREITRIGRGELRRVRRRIGMIFQEYALVERLTVMENVLSGRLGYVPFWRSFLRRFPQGDVDKAFALLERVGLSDHVDKRADALSGGQRQRVGIARALEQDPELLLVDEPTASLDPKTSRQIMRLICEICRERQLPAIINIHDVLLAKMFVDRIIGLRAGEVVFDGHPDGLDETALTEIYGAEDWNTMQKEADETAQDAADAAEFEARAKIADAKAGAA; this is encoded by the coding sequence ATGCTGCGCGTAGAGGGCCTGACCAAGCGCTACAAGACCGGCGACAAGGCCCTGACGAACGTCTCGTTCGAGGTCCCGTCGGGCCAGGTGGTGGGCCTGATCGGGCCGTCCGGCGCCGGCAAGTCGACCTTGATCCGCTGCGTCAACCGGCTTGTGGAGCCGACCGGCGGCGAGGTGTTTCTCGGCGAGCGCGAGATCACCCGCATCGGCCGCGGCGAGCTGCGCCGCGTGCGCCGGCGCATCGGCATGATCTTCCAGGAATACGCGCTGGTCGAGCGCCTCACCGTGATGGAGAACGTCCTCTCCGGGCGGCTCGGCTACGTGCCGTTCTGGCGCTCGTTCCTGCGCCGCTTTCCGCAGGGAGACGTCGACAAGGCGTTCGCGCTGCTCGAGCGCGTGGGGCTCTCCGACCATGTCGACAAGCGCGCCGACGCGCTCTCCGGCGGCCAGCGCCAGCGGGTGGGCATCGCCCGCGCGCTCGAGCAGGACCCCGAGCTCCTCCTCGTCGACGAGCCCACCGCCTCGCTCGACCCGAAGACCTCGCGCCAGATCATGCGCCTCATCTGCGAGATCTGCCGCGAGCGGCAGCTGCCGGCGATCATCAACATTCACGACGTGCTGCTCGCCAAGATGTTCGTCGACCGCATCATCGGCCTGCGCGCCGGGGAGGTCGTGTTCGACGGCCATCCCGACGGCCTCGACGAGACGGCGCTGACCGAGATCTACGGCGCGGAAGACTGGAACACGATGCAGAAGGAGGCGGACGAGACGGCCCAGGACGCCGCCGACGCCGCCGAGTTCGAGGCGCGCGCCAAGATCGCAGACGCCAAGGCGGGCGCGGCATGA